One Miscanthus floridulus cultivar M001 chromosome 11, ASM1932011v1, whole genome shotgun sequence DNA window includes the following coding sequences:
- the LOC136494285 gene encoding ranBP2-type zinc finger protein At1g67325-like isoform X1, whose product MAGGGGGAGAGSGSGGGGREGDWDCGSCGNRNYAFRLLCNRCKQPRLLVDPNTPRDSKWLPRAGDWICTGCSNNNYASRKNCKKCGLPKEEAAMPALQMAGMAMPAYATYIARLQQSLAASASAYKMNFGMVANSPLQQQLLANANWPYGMAGRYGMQSSGWPFGNSNPNQFPGVPKDWRNGDWLCSCGFHNYSSRTQCKECGAPVPSGIPSTTMKATSDASSTLGTKRLASEELANDWDNKRLNPGNDSYPLSTAGPNNLFLGIEQGAGSSNGQGAFSKFDNGSSMALPSGQGMSGLMGKGAKWRDGDWLCSNCNNHNYASRAFCNRCKTQKESAVHPGVL is encoded by the exons ATGgccggaggaggcggcggcgcaggcgCGGGCTCGgggtccggcggcggcggcagggaggGCGACTGGGACTGCGGCAGCTGCGGCAACCGCAACTACGCCTTCCGCTTGCTCTGCAACCGCTGCAAGCAGCCGCGCCTCCTCGTCGACCCCAACACCCCGCGCGACTCCAAGTGGCTACCCCGCGCCGGGGACTGGATCTGCACCG GTTGCAGTAACAATAATTATGCATCCAGAAAGAACTGCAAAAAGTGTGGCCTGCCCAAGGAGGAAGCAGCAATGCCAGCATTGCAAATGGCAGGGATGGCTATGCCAGCTTATGCAACTTATATTGCAAGACTACAACAAAGCCTTGCTGCTTCTGCTTCTGCCTATAAGATGAACTTTGGGATGGTTGCCAACTCACCTTTGCAGCAGCAACTACTTGCAAATGCAAACTGGCCCTATGGGATGGCTGGTAGATATGGGATGCAATCTTCTGGTTGGCCATTTGGCAACAGCAACCCAAATCAGTTTCCAGGTGTTCCAAAGGATTGGCGTAATGGAGACTGGCTCTGCAGCTGTGGATTTCATAACTATTCATCTCGTACTCAG TGCAAAGAGTGTGGTGCACCTGTACCATCAGGCATTCCCTCCACAACAATGAAAGCTACATCTGATGCCTCTTCCA CATTAGGAACTAAGCGGTTGGCCTCAGAGGAGCTGGCCAATGACTGGGATAATAAAAGGCTAAATCCAGGAAATGACAGTTATCCACTTTCA ACAGCAGGTCCAAATAATTTGTTTTTGGGTATTGAGCAAGGAGCTGGAAGCAGCAATGGCCAGGGTGCTTTTTCCAAGTTTGACAATGGGAGCTCAATGGCATTACCATCTGGGCAAGGAATGTCTGGTCTTATGGGAAAAGG GGCAAAATGGCGTGACGGGGACTGGTTGTGCAGCAACTGCAACAATCACAACTATGCATCTCGTGCGTTTTGCAACAG GTGCAAAACTCAGAAAGAATCTGCAGTTCACCCTGGTGTGCTATAG
- the LOC136494285 gene encoding ranBP2-type zinc finger protein At1g67325-like isoform X2, with the protein MAGGGGGAGAGSGSGGGGREGDWDCGSCGNRNYAFRLLCNRCKQPRLLVDPNTPRDSKWLPRAGDWICTGCSNNNYASRKNCKKCGLPKEEAAMPALQMAGMAMPAYATYIARLQQSLAASASAYKMNFGMVANSPLQQQLLANANWPYGMAGRYGMQSSGWPFGNSNPNQFPGVPKDWRNGDWLCSCGFHNYSSRTQCKECGAPVPSGIPSTTMKATSDASSTLGTKRLASEELANDWDNKRLNPGNDSYPLSTAGPNNLFLGIEQGAGSSNGQGAFSKFDNGSSMALPSGQGMSGLMGKGCKTQKESAVHPGVL; encoded by the exons ATGgccggaggaggcggcggcgcaggcgCGGGCTCGgggtccggcggcggcggcagggaggGCGACTGGGACTGCGGCAGCTGCGGCAACCGCAACTACGCCTTCCGCTTGCTCTGCAACCGCTGCAAGCAGCCGCGCCTCCTCGTCGACCCCAACACCCCGCGCGACTCCAAGTGGCTACCCCGCGCCGGGGACTGGATCTGCACCG GTTGCAGTAACAATAATTATGCATCCAGAAAGAACTGCAAAAAGTGTGGCCTGCCCAAGGAGGAAGCAGCAATGCCAGCATTGCAAATGGCAGGGATGGCTATGCCAGCTTATGCAACTTATATTGCAAGACTACAACAAAGCCTTGCTGCTTCTGCTTCTGCCTATAAGATGAACTTTGGGATGGTTGCCAACTCACCTTTGCAGCAGCAACTACTTGCAAATGCAAACTGGCCCTATGGGATGGCTGGTAGATATGGGATGCAATCTTCTGGTTGGCCATTTGGCAACAGCAACCCAAATCAGTTTCCAGGTGTTCCAAAGGATTGGCGTAATGGAGACTGGCTCTGCAGCTGTGGATTTCATAACTATTCATCTCGTACTCAG TGCAAAGAGTGTGGTGCACCTGTACCATCAGGCATTCCCTCCACAACAATGAAAGCTACATCTGATGCCTCTTCCA CATTAGGAACTAAGCGGTTGGCCTCAGAGGAGCTGGCCAATGACTGGGATAATAAAAGGCTAAATCCAGGAAATGACAGTTATCCACTTTCA ACAGCAGGTCCAAATAATTTGTTTTTGGGTATTGAGCAAGGAGCTGGAAGCAGCAATGGCCAGGGTGCTTTTTCCAAGTTTGACAATGGGAGCTCAATGGCATTACCATCTGGGCAAGGAATGTCTGGTCTTATGGGAAAAGG GTGCAAAACTCAGAAAGAATCTGCAGTTCACCCTGGTGTGCTATAG